In Streptomyces hawaiiensis, one genomic interval encodes:
- a CDS encoding sugar ABC transporter substrate-binding protein: MDRSSHPRSRRFAPVVAVAAAAALTLAGCSSSSGGKKSEEGAADASAGKATTPRMTVALVTHQAPGDTFWDTVRKGAEAAAAKDNIKLIYSADPNAGNQANLIQNAIDQKVDGIAVTLAKPDALKGVIGKAEKSGIPVVGLNSGLSDWKNLNLLEFFGQDESVAGEAFGKKLNEVGAKKVLCVMQEQGNVGLTQRCDGVAKTFDGKVDPQNVNGTDMPSVKSTITAKLKQDPSIDYVVTLGAPFALTAVQSVGDAGSKAKVATFDLNKDLIKSIKAGDIQFAVDQQPYLQGYLAVDGLWLYKNNGNYSGGGEQPVLTGPAFVDKSNVDKIGEFAAKGTR, from the coding sequence ATGGACCGCTCTTCCCACCCCCGCTCTCGCAGGTTCGCGCCCGTCGTCGCCGTGGCCGCGGCAGCGGCCCTGACCCTCGCCGGCTGCTCCAGCAGTTCCGGAGGCAAGAAGTCCGAGGAAGGCGCCGCGGACGCGTCCGCCGGCAAGGCGACCACGCCCCGCATGACCGTCGCGCTGGTCACCCACCAGGCGCCCGGCGACACGTTCTGGGACACCGTCCGCAAGGGCGCCGAGGCCGCCGCCGCCAAGGACAACATCAAGCTCATCTACTCGGCCGACCCGAACGCGGGCAACCAGGCCAACCTGATCCAGAACGCGATCGACCAGAAGGTCGACGGCATCGCCGTCACCCTCGCCAAGCCGGACGCCCTCAAGGGCGTCATAGGCAAGGCCGAGAAGTCCGGCATACCCGTGGTCGGACTCAACTCCGGCCTGAGCGACTGGAAGAACCTCAACCTGCTGGAGTTCTTCGGCCAGGACGAGTCCGTGGCGGGCGAGGCCTTCGGCAAGAAGCTCAACGAGGTCGGCGCCAAGAAGGTCCTCTGCGTCATGCAGGAGCAGGGCAACGTCGGCCTCACCCAGCGCTGCGACGGCGTGGCGAAGACCTTCGACGGCAAGGTCGACCCGCAGAACGTCAACGGCACCGACATGCCGTCCGTGAAGTCGACGATCACCGCCAAGCTGAAGCAGGACCCGTCCATCGACTACGTCGTCACCCTCGGCGCCCCCTTCGCGCTGACGGCGGTGCAGTCGGTCGGCGACGCCGGCAGCAAGGCGAAGGTCGCCACCTTCGACCTCAACAAGGACCTGATCAAGTCCATCAAAGCCGGCGACATCCAGTTCGCCGTCGATCAGCAGCCCTACCTCCAGGGCTACCTGGCCGTCGACGGCCTGTGGCTCTACAAGAACAACGGCAACTACAGCGGCGGCGGCGAGCAGCCTGTGCTGACCGGCCCGGCCTTCGTCGACAAGTCCAACGTCGACAAGATCGGGGAGTTCGCCGCGAAGGGCACCCGGTGA
- a CDS encoding ABC transporter permease, which translates to MSMTQQAAPAVDTPPAPGPKQSDGRTRQRPLALRLLARPEVGVFLGAVAVLVFFLFAAPPVRDGSSMANILYQSSTIGIMALPVALLMIGGEFDLSAGVAVITSALTASMLSYQLTMNVWVGVIVALLVSLAIGAFNGWLLVKTGLPSFLVTLGTFLILQGVNLAITKLVTGNVATDDISDMDGFGQAQKLFASTFTVGGVNVKITVVWWLAFAALATWVLLRTKYGNWIFAVGGNKDSARAVGVPVTFTKISLFMLVGFGAWFVGMHQLFSFNTVQSGEGVGQELIYIAAAVIGGCLLTGGYGSAIGPVFGAFMFGMVQQGIVYAGWNPDWFKAFLGVMLLGAVLINLWVQRTATRR; encoded by the coding sequence ATGAGCATGACCCAACAGGCTGCGCCGGCGGTTGACACACCGCCGGCCCCCGGCCCCAAGCAGTCCGACGGCCGGACGCGGCAGCGCCCGCTGGCGCTGCGGCTGCTGGCCCGGCCCGAGGTCGGCGTCTTCCTCGGGGCCGTCGCCGTGCTCGTGTTCTTCCTGTTCGCCGCGCCGCCGGTGCGCGACGGCAGCTCGATGGCGAACATCCTGTACCAGTCGTCGACCATCGGGATCATGGCGCTGCCCGTGGCCCTGCTGATGATCGGCGGCGAGTTCGACCTGTCCGCCGGTGTCGCCGTGATCACCTCGGCGCTGACCGCGTCCATGCTCAGCTACCAGCTGACCATGAACGTCTGGGTCGGCGTGATCGTCGCCCTGCTCGTGTCGCTCGCCATCGGCGCCTTCAACGGCTGGCTGCTGGTCAAGACCGGCCTGCCGAGCTTCCTGGTCACCCTGGGCACCTTCCTGATCCTCCAGGGCGTGAACCTCGCGATCACCAAGCTGGTCACCGGCAACGTCGCCACCGACGACATCAGCGACATGGACGGCTTCGGCCAGGCGCAGAAGCTCTTCGCCTCGACCTTCACCGTCGGCGGGGTCAACGTCAAGATCACCGTCGTGTGGTGGCTGGCCTTCGCGGCCCTGGCGACCTGGGTGCTGCTGCGCACCAAGTACGGCAACTGGATCTTCGCCGTCGGCGGCAACAAGGACTCCGCGCGGGCCGTCGGTGTGCCCGTGACCTTCACCAAGATCTCGTTGTTCATGCTGGTCGGCTTCGGCGCCTGGTTCGTCGGTATGCACCAGCTGTTCTCCTTCAACACCGTGCAGTCCGGCGAGGGCGTGGGCCAGGAGCTCATCTACATCGCCGCGGCCGTCATCGGCGGCTGTCTGCTCACCGGCGGCTACGGCTCGGCGATCGGCCCGGTCTTCGGCGCCTTCATGTTCGGCATGGTGCAGCAGGGCATCGTCTACGCCGGCTGGAACCCCGACTGGTTCAAGGCCTTCCTCGGCGTGATGCTCCTTGGCGCCGTTCTCATCAATCTGTGGGTCCAGCGCACGGCGACCCGGAGGTGA
- a CDS encoding ATP-binding cassette domain-containing protein: MTSNETGTHGAVLKDTPPAGERPLVELRNAGKAYGNIRALHGVDLTVHPGKVTCVLGDNGAGKSTLIKIISGLHQHTEGEFLVDGEPVRFSTPREALDKGIATVYQDLAVVPLMPVWRNFFLGSELTKGPWPVRRLDIEKMKKTADEELRNMGIVLDDMEQPIGTLSGGQRQCVAIARAVYFGARVLILDEPTAALGVKQSGVVLKYIAAAREKGLGVIFITHNPHHAYMVGDHFSVLRLGTMELSASRSDVSLEELTNHMAGGTELASLKHELAQVRGVDVEELPEEGDLTAPVATSSEGKS; encoded by the coding sequence ATGACCAGCAACGAAACCGGCACCCACGGTGCCGTCCTGAAGGACACCCCGCCCGCCGGCGAGCGTCCCCTCGTCGAACTGCGCAACGCGGGCAAGGCGTACGGCAACATCCGGGCGCTGCACGGCGTCGACCTCACCGTCCACCCCGGCAAGGTGACCTGCGTCCTCGGCGACAACGGCGCCGGCAAGTCCACCCTCATCAAGATCATCTCGGGTCTGCACCAGCACACCGAGGGCGAGTTCCTCGTCGACGGCGAACCGGTGCGGTTCTCCACCCCGCGCGAGGCCCTCGACAAGGGCATCGCCACGGTCTACCAGGACCTCGCGGTCGTCCCGCTGATGCCGGTGTGGCGCAACTTCTTCCTCGGCTCCGAGCTGACCAAGGGCCCCTGGCCCGTACGCCGTCTCGACATCGAGAAGATGAAGAAGACAGCGGACGAAGAGCTGCGCAACATGGGCATCGTCCTGGACGACATGGAGCAGCCCATCGGCACGCTCTCCGGCGGCCAGCGCCAGTGCGTCGCCATCGCCCGCGCCGTCTACTTCGGCGCCCGCGTCCTCATCCTGGACGAGCCGACCGCCGCCCTCGGCGTCAAGCAGTCCGGTGTGGTGCTGAAGTACATCGCCGCCGCCCGCGAGAAGGGCCTGGGCGTCATCTTCATCACCCACAACCCGCACCACGCCTACATGGTCGGCGACCACTTCAGCGTGCTGCGCCTCGGCACCATGGAACTGTCCGCCTCCCGCAGCGACGTCAGCCTCGAAGAGCTGACCAACCACATGGCCGGCGGCACCGAACTCGCCTCTCTCAAGCACGAGTTGGCGCAGGTCCGCGGCGTCGACGTCGAGGAGCTCCCCGAGGAGGGGGACCTCACCGCTCCCGTAGCCACGTCTTCGGAAGGAAAGTCCTGA
- a CDS encoding sugar phosphate isomerase/epimerase family protein: MAFALDRIRVGSAPDSWGVWFPDDPQQVPWERFLDEVTEAGYSWIELGPYGYLPTDPARLTDEVTKRNLKVSAGTIFCGLHRGPSEWDSTWEQVSRVAALTQAMDAKHLVVIPSFWRDDKTAEILEPPELTTEQWRHLTTGMERLGREVKDTYGLDIVVHPHADTHIDTEEHVEQFLDSTDSDAVNLCLDTGHYAYCGGDSVKLIETYGERIGYLHLKQVDPEILADVVKNEIPFGPAVARGVMCEPPAGVPELGPVLTAAQKLGVDLFAIVEQDMYPCEPDKPLPIAVRTRKFLRSCGA; encoded by the coding sequence ATGGCCTTCGCGCTCGACCGCATCCGGGTCGGCTCCGCCCCCGACTCCTGGGGCGTCTGGTTCCCCGACGACCCCCAGCAGGTGCCCTGGGAACGCTTCCTCGACGAGGTCACCGAGGCCGGCTACTCCTGGATCGAACTCGGCCCCTACGGCTACCTGCCCACCGACCCGGCCCGGCTCACCGACGAGGTGACCAAGCGGAACCTCAAGGTCTCCGCCGGCACGATCTTCTGCGGACTGCACCGCGGCCCCTCCGAGTGGGACTCCACGTGGGAGCAGGTCAGCCGGGTCGCCGCCCTCACCCAGGCCATGGACGCCAAGCACCTGGTCGTCATCCCGTCCTTCTGGCGGGACGACAAGACCGCCGAGATCCTGGAGCCGCCGGAGCTCACCACCGAGCAGTGGCGCCACCTCACCACGGGCATGGAGCGCCTCGGCCGTGAGGTGAAGGACACCTACGGCCTGGACATCGTCGTCCACCCGCACGCCGACACCCACATCGACACCGAGGAGCACGTCGAGCAGTTCCTCGACTCGACCGACTCCGACGCCGTCAACCTCTGCCTGGACACCGGGCACTACGCCTACTGCGGCGGCGACAGCGTCAAGCTGATCGAGACGTACGGCGAGCGCATCGGCTACCTCCACCTCAAGCAGGTCGACCCGGAGATCCTCGCCGACGTCGTCAAGAACGAGATCCCGTTCGGCCCGGCCGTCGCGCGCGGTGTGATGTGCGAACCGCCCGCCGGTGTCCCGGAGCTGGGCCCCGTCCTCACGGCGGCCCAGAAGCTGGGCGTGGACCTCTTCGCCATCGTCGAGCAGGACATGTACCCCTGCGAGCCGGACAAGCCGCTGCCGATCGCGGTGCGCACCCGCAAGTTCCTGAGGTCCTGCGGCGCCTGA
- a CDS encoding Gfo/Idh/MocA family protein, producing MTERATLGVAVIGTGRMGADHVRRIQHVTSGARVAAVVDVEAERAKAVAARVDGCTAYTDPAAAMAAADVDAVLIASPGPAHEATLLAAFEHDLPVLCEKPLTPDAASALRVLEAELRLGHRRVQVGFMRRYDPEYAKLKALLATGQLGRPLMLHNRHRNVASPPFFTSSMLISDSVAHEADATRWLLGHEITAVTVLRPTPSASAPDALQDPQFVVFETDGGALSDVEIFVNCGFGYQVQAEVVCERGTARIGDGHALVTNMAGRWGGTIAQDWTERFETAYDHEIQTWIDATRRGWTTGPSTWDGYAAAAVCEAGVRALKDGGRVEVDLVEKPALYA from the coding sequence ATGACGGAGCGCGCCACTCTGGGAGTCGCGGTCATCGGTACCGGAAGGATGGGCGCCGACCACGTGCGCCGCATCCAACACGTCACCAGCGGGGCCCGGGTGGCGGCCGTCGTGGACGTCGAAGCGGAGCGCGCGAAGGCCGTCGCCGCCCGTGTCGACGGCTGCACCGCCTACACCGACCCGGCGGCCGCGATGGCGGCGGCCGACGTCGACGCCGTCCTGATCGCCTCCCCGGGCCCGGCCCACGAGGCCACCCTCCTCGCCGCCTTCGAGCACGATCTGCCCGTCCTGTGCGAGAAACCGCTCACCCCCGACGCGGCCTCCGCCCTGCGCGTCCTCGAAGCCGAACTGCGCCTCGGCCACCGCCGGGTCCAGGTCGGCTTCATGCGCCGCTACGACCCCGAGTACGCGAAGCTGAAGGCCCTGCTGGCGACGGGCCAGCTGGGCCGTCCGCTGATGCTGCACAACCGGCACCGCAACGTCGCCAGCCCGCCCTTCTTCACCAGCTCCATGCTCATCAGCGACTCCGTCGCCCACGAGGCCGACGCGACCCGCTGGCTGCTGGGCCACGAGATCACGGCGGTCACGGTGCTGCGCCCCACCCCGTCGGCCAGTGCCCCGGACGCCCTGCAGGACCCCCAGTTCGTCGTCTTCGAGACCGACGGCGGCGCCCTCAGCGACGTCGAGATCTTCGTCAACTGCGGTTTCGGCTACCAGGTCCAGGCCGAAGTCGTCTGCGAACGCGGCACCGCCCGCATCGGCGACGGCCACGCCCTGGTCACCAACATGGCCGGCCGCTGGGGCGGCACCATCGCCCAGGACTGGACCGAACGCTTCGAGACGGCCTACGACCACGAGATCCAGACCTGGATCGACGCCACCCGCCGCGGCTGGACCACCGGCCCGAGCACCTGGGACGGCTACGCGGCGGCGGCGGTGTGCGAGGCGGGGGTCCGGGCACTGAAGGACGGCGGCCGGGTGGAGGTCGACCTGGTGGAGAAGCCCGCGCTGTACGCGTGA
- a CDS encoding Gfo/Idh/MocA family protein, whose product MSEKGREPLRIGVLGAARITERSLIGPARATGHRLVAVAARDRARAEAFAAGHGVERVAGSYAELIADPEVDVVYNPLANGLHGPWNLAALAAGKHVLSEKPSASNAQEAAEVRQAAGKSGTVFMEAFHYLFHPVTRRLHELLASGELGELRHVEAMVAIAAPPDTDPRWSLPLAGGALMDLGCYSLHALRMLAPWAGGAPRLTGARAGERAGAPGVDEWLDADVEYPNGATGSARCHMAHDGLDMSIRIVGSRGEATAPNFVLPQLDDRLVIRTAEGERTEHLGTRSSYTYQLEAFAARVRKGVPLPLDADDAVTTMELIDACYRRAGFEPRPRTAI is encoded by the coding sequence ATGAGCGAGAAGGGCCGGGAACCCCTGCGCATAGGTGTGCTGGGAGCCGCGCGGATCACCGAACGCTCCCTGATCGGCCCGGCCCGGGCGACCGGCCACCGCCTCGTCGCGGTGGCCGCCCGCGACCGTGCCCGCGCCGAGGCGTTCGCCGCCGGGCACGGCGTGGAGCGGGTGGCGGGCTCGTACGCCGAGCTGATCGCCGACCCCGAAGTCGACGTCGTCTACAACCCGCTCGCCAACGGCCTGCACGGCCCGTGGAACCTGGCCGCCCTCGCGGCCGGCAAGCACGTGCTGTCGGAGAAACCGTCGGCGAGCAACGCGCAGGAGGCGGCGGAGGTACGGCAGGCCGCCGGGAAGTCGGGGACGGTCTTCATGGAGGCCTTCCACTACCTCTTCCACCCCGTCACCCGGCGCCTGCACGAGCTGCTCGCCTCGGGCGAACTGGGCGAACTGCGGCACGTCGAGGCGATGGTCGCCATCGCCGCGCCGCCGGACACGGACCCGCGCTGGTCGCTGCCGCTGGCCGGCGGCGCCCTGATGGACCTCGGCTGCTACAGCCTGCACGCCCTGCGGATGCTCGCCCCCTGGGCGGGCGGTGCCCCGCGCCTGACCGGGGCCCGGGCCGGTGAACGCGCGGGCGCGCCCGGGGTCGACGAATGGCTCGACGCCGACGTGGAGTATCCCAACGGCGCGACAGGCTCCGCCCGCTGCCACATGGCCCACGACGGCCTGGACATGAGCATCAGGATCGTCGGCTCACGGGGCGAGGCGACAGCCCCGAACTTCGTCCTGCCCCAACTGGACGACCGGCTCGTGATCCGCACCGCGGAGGGCGAGCGCACGGAGCATCTCGGGACCCGCTCGTCGTACACGTACCAGCTGGAGGCGTTCGCGGCCCGGGTCCGGAAGGGCGTGCCGCTGCCGCTGGACGCGGACGACGCGGTGACGACGATGGAGCTCATCGACGCGTGTTACCGGCGGGCCGGGTTCGAGCCGCGGCCGCGTACCGCGATCTGA
- a CDS encoding Gfo/Idh/MocA family protein, producing MRIGILGLGRIGAFHAETLSGLDAVDSLVVTDPFADAAKAAAERFGADVVDSPEALLAAGVDGIVVAAATDAHPALILAGVEAGVPVFCEKPVARTMAEGVEVLKAVRGRDVPIQIGYNRRFDAGFVNARAAVLSGELGPLHTVRSTTLDPAPPPAAYIAASGGIFRDCSVHDFDIIRWVTGREVTEVYAVGGNRGADFIKEAGDADTTGAILTLDDGTLAVVSNSRHNARGYDVRMEIHGFTDSIAVGLEDKLPLRSVEPGVTFPAGTPHDFFMDRFTDAYRAELTAFTEVVAGTRPSPCTIEDALEAGWIADACTLSLREHRPVTIEEVRQA from the coding sequence ATGCGTATCGGAATCCTCGGCCTCGGCCGCATCGGCGCCTTCCACGCCGAGACCCTCTCCGGACTCGACGCCGTCGACTCCCTGGTCGTCACCGACCCGTTCGCGGACGCCGCCAAGGCCGCGGCCGAGCGGTTCGGGGCCGATGTCGTGGACTCGCCGGAGGCGCTGCTGGCCGCCGGAGTCGACGGGATCGTCGTCGCGGCCGCCACCGACGCCCACCCCGCGCTGATCCTCGCCGGGGTCGAGGCCGGGGTCCCGGTCTTCTGCGAGAAGCCCGTCGCCAGGACCATGGCCGAGGGTGTCGAGGTGCTCAAGGCCGTCCGCGGCCGGGACGTGCCGATCCAGATCGGCTACAACCGCCGTTTCGACGCCGGGTTCGTCAACGCCCGTGCCGCCGTGCTCAGCGGTGAGCTCGGCCCGCTGCACACGGTCCGCTCGACCACGCTGGACCCGGCGCCGCCGCCGGCCGCGTACATCGCCGCTTCCGGCGGCATCTTCCGCGACTGCTCGGTGCACGACTTCGACATCATCCGCTGGGTGACCGGCCGCGAGGTGACCGAGGTGTACGCCGTGGGCGGCAACCGCGGCGCCGACTTCATCAAGGAGGCGGGCGACGCCGACACCACCGGCGCGATCCTCACCCTCGACGACGGCACCCTCGCTGTGGTCTCCAACTCCCGTCACAACGCGCGGGGTTACGACGTCCGCATGGAGATCCACGGCTTTACGGACTCCATCGCCGTCGGCCTGGAGGACAAGCTGCCGCTGCGCTCGGTCGAGCCGGGCGTGACCTTCCCGGCGGGCACGCCGCACGACTTCTTCATGGACCGCTTCACCGACGCCTACCGGGCGGAACTGACCGCGTTCACCGAGGTCGTCGCCGGCACCCGCCCCTCCCCCTGCACGATCGAGGACGCCCTGGAGGCGGGCTGGATCGCCGACGCGTGCACGCTGTCGCTGCGGGAGCACCGTCCCGTGACGATCGAGGAGGTACGGCAGGCATGA